ACTACCGGTATTACCGCCCCCGGCCGGGTGTCAGTTGGGGAATTACCTTCCACAATTGATGCAGCTTTGGAGCTCCCTCCGACACCGAGTCCCACTCCCCGTCTGAGCCACCGTGCGCGCGTCTCGTCTCCGGGTTCTTACTCGGGTGATCTGTCGCACCTACCACTTTCTGCCTGGTAGCGACCCTGGAACCACTTTACGTGAGGCGACTCCGCGCAGATTATGCCGGACAATCCACCACCCCTTCCGCGCGGCTGTGCTGGCTGTGTGAGAGGAGGAAAAATGGAGCGAGCAGTATAACCGAGAATCGTCCACGGTGTATCACTAACCTGTCCTGCGAAACTCCTCGGGTGACATAGGGCCGATGACGTCGGTGGCGTTGCACGTTAGCGGATATTTTTCGGCGATGGCGTTAACCTGTTCCAGGGTCAGTTTCTCAATGATCGCCAAATCATCCTCCAGCGAGCGATACTGCCCCGTGGTCAGGCGCTCGGAGCCTATTGGAAAGAGCCGCGCGGAAGGCCGTTCCGCTGCCAGGGCAAGGCTGGACATGAGTTTGTTTTTAACGCGTTCAAGTTCCTCAGCAGTCACGCCATGTTGCTCGATGGCCGTGTAAACCTCCCGCAACCGCTGCAGGTTTTCCTGAAGAGTGCTGGGATCGCAGCTCATCATCGTCGCGAAAATCCCCGCGTCCTCATAGCCTTCGTAGCTCAGCGAGATGGAGTCCACCCGACCCGGCTCGATAAACTCCCAGTATAGGCGGCTGGATGAGCTTCCCGACACAATAGCCGTCAGTATCTGGGCGGCGAAGCGGTCAGGGCTGTCGGCCGGGGGAGCCTCGGCCAACTGGATGACATATTGCTGAGTGGCGGAGGGCTTTTGGTGCACACGCAGTCCGTAGGCTGGCTCGAGCAACCGTTGCCTAATCCGTTCGCTCTCGATCGGTTCCAGGTAATTGCAATGCTTTTCGGCAAGAGCCACCAATTTGGGGAATTCGACCGCACCAGTCGCTGCAATCACCACATTGCCGGCCGTGTATCGCTGGTAGTAGTAGCTGCGCATTTTCTCAACAGTGAGTCCGGAAATGGACTCGGCAGTACCGATCACGCTCTGCCCGAGGGGATGTCCAGCGAAGAATCTTGCCCGGCACAGATCGTCCACTCCATACGGTGGTTGATCCAGGTACATCGAGATTTCTTCCAGGATCACCTGCTTTTCCAATTCAAAATCTTCCGGTCGCAGAGCGGGGCGAAGAAGCAAGGCGAGCAGCTCGAACGCGCGATCCAGATATTCCGGCAAAAACACCGCGTAATAGACGGTCTCCTCGAACGAGGTGGTGGCGTTGTAAGAGGCCCCGATCTCATCGAACCCGCGATTGATATCCTCGGCCGTGATTTGCCCCGTCCCTTTGAACGCCATGTGCTCGAGAAAATGGCTGACCCCGGCGAGTTCCGGGGGCTCGTCCCGGGAGCCTGCCCGAACAAAAAAGCCCAGGGCAATCGACAGAGCCTGGGGATGGCTTTCACAAATGACTTCCACTCCGTTCCAGAGCTTATGGCTGTAAAAGTTCACTGGGGACCTCCACAGGCCTCGGACCAACTGTCACGACTGTAAAATCTCGGGGCGGATTATCTCGGAGGAATTGGTTGACTTCCTCTGTGGAAAGGGAATCCACGGCCTCCTTGATTTCCTGCATGGAGCGCACCCGACCCAGAAGCGACCAATCCTGGGTGAGCGTGTGGGCCCTTGCCGCGCTGGATTCCTGAAGAAACACAATTCCACTTTTC
This is a stretch of genomic DNA from Thermogutta terrifontis. It encodes these proteins:
- a CDS encoding M16 family metallopeptidase — protein: MNFYSHKLWNGVEVICESHPQALSIALGFFVRAGSRDEPPELAGVSHFLEHMAFKGTGQITAEDINRGFDEIGASYNATTSFEETVYYAVFLPEYLDRAFELLALLLRPALRPEDFELEKQVILEEISMYLDQPPYGVDDLCRARFFAGHPLGQSVIGTAESISGLTVEKMRSYYYQRYTAGNVVIAATGAVEFPKLVALAEKHCNYLEPIESERIRQRLLEPAYGLRVHQKPSATQQYVIQLAEAPPADSPDRFAAQILTAIVSGSSSSRLYWEFIEPGRVDSISLSYEGYEDAGIFATMMSCDPSTLQENLQRLREVYTAIEQHGVTAEELERVKNKLMSSLALAAERPSARLFPIGSERLTTGQYRSLEDDLAIIEKLTLEQVNAIAEKYPLTCNATDVIGPMSPEEFRRTG